In the Nitrospinota bacterium genome, CGACTACTTCGGCCTTTCGCACGACCCGCGCATTGTGGCGGCGGTGAAGGACGGGCTGGACCGGTACGGCTTCGGCTCCGGCGGTTCGCGCCTCATCTCCGGTACGCGGACTCCCCACGCGGAGCTTGAAAAAAACATCGCCTCGTTTCTTGGCATGGAGGCGGCGTTGCTCTTCGGCAGCGGCTTTTCGGCCAACAGCGGCGTGATCCCGGCCATCGCGGGCAAAGGGGATTTCATCATCGCCGACAAGCTCAACCACGCCTCGCTGGTGGATGGCTGCCGCCTCTCCCGCGCCGATTTCGCGCGCTACCCGCATCGCGACATGGCGGCCCTCGAAAAGCTTTTAAAGAAAGGACAATCCGCCCGCGCCCGCTGGATCATTACCGACGGCCTTTTCAGCATGGACGGCGACATGGCCCCGCTCGATGCCATCTGCGCGTTGGCGAAAAAATACGGGGCATACGTTTATGTGGACGATGCCCACGCATTCGGCGTGTTGGGAAAAAACGGGCGCGGCACACCGGAACTGTTTGGCGTGGAGCATGACATCGACATTCTCATGGGAACGCTGGGCAAGGCGGCCGGCGGCATGGGGGCGTTCGCGGCGGGAAAAAAAAGCACCGTTGATTGGCTGCTGAACAGGGCACGCAGCTTCATATTTTCCACCGCCATGCCGGCCGCGGTGGCGGCGGGAAGCCTGAAAGCGGTGGAGATACTGGGAAATTTTGAAACGGAACGTAACGCATTTTTTCGCGCCACCGAAGGCTGCCACCAGCGGCTAAAAACCGCTGGTTTTGCTATTCCGTCTAAAAGCTATATAATACCGCTCGTTATCGGGGAAGCGGGCGATGCCTTGGCAGCCGCGAAACGGCTGTGGGACGATGGGATATTTCTTCAGGCTGTACGGCCTCCCGCCGTCCAAGAAGGGACTTCCCGGCTCCGTTTAACGCTTTCCCTGGCGCATACGGAGCAAGACAGGGACGCAATGATCCGGGGATTGATAACGCACATTGGCGGCGGACATAAGGGGACAGCGCAATAGAAACGAAAAAGATCATCCTGTTTGAAAAAGACGTCAAAGCGCGTCACATCATCGACATCATGATCCGCAAGATCGGATGCCCGAATGTGCTTGATGTGGAATCGCAGGAGGACTTCGACCAGGCAATCGCCTCGTCGATTGATCCCTATTCCGGCATGGCGGGTCTTCTGGG is a window encoding:
- the bioF gene encoding 8-amino-7-oxononanoate synthase, whose translation is MTDDIFSAGLEDLAARGLLRAATAFDGGSARTVTIDGRTLLLFCSNDYFGLSHDPRIVAAVKDGLDRYGFGSGGSRLISGTRTPHAELEKNIASFLGMEAALLFGSGFSANSGVIPAIAGKGDFIIADKLNHASLVDGCRLSRADFARYPHRDMAALEKLLKKGQSARARWIITDGLFSMDGDMAPLDAICALAKKYGAYVYVDDAHAFGVLGKNGRGTPELFGVEHDIDILMGTLGKAAGGMGAFAAGKKSTVDWLLNRARSFIFSTAMPAAVAAGSLKAVEILGNFETERNAFFRATEGCHQRLKTAGFAIPSKSYIIPLVIGEAGDALAAAKRLWDDGIFLQAVRPPAVQEGTSRLRLTLSLAHTEQDRDAMIRGLITHIGGGHKGTAQ